A genomic stretch from Chryseobacterium sp. SNU WT5 includes:
- a CDS encoding DUF5991 domain-containing protein yields MENYDFDNIDIEKDSKKIHVVLNNKLNEYNIFAYQIKKDFLSSNVDCTAESAFAKENCVANIYYFNPTNKKWELLKNQKSETLPPYFNSDYFLTNFPQYFTTSTKNTVNNKQSNTSRICSNQSEKWNGVYDLNIDYGKLDDNAEMSITYILEIKNGTCTFSGLGYKTFFTDVCEIKEENNKLKLKYLKSTDGDGFSDHSNIKILGEITSKNGAYYIKSPIVADLKWNYNKEIKLTKTN; encoded by the coding sequence TTGGAAAATTATGATTTTGACAATATCGATATCGAAAAAGATAGTAAAAAAATTCATGTAGTTTTAAACAATAAACTTAACGAATATAATATTTTTGCATACCAAATAAAAAAAGATTTTTTGTCCTCTAATGTAGATTGTACAGCAGAAAGTGCATTTGCAAAAGAAAACTGTGTTGCTAATATTTACTATTTTAATCCCACCAATAAAAAGTGGGAATTATTAAAAAATCAGAAATCAGAAACCCTACCTCCATATTTTAATTCAGATTATTTTTTAACCAACTTCCCCCAATATTTTACGACATCAACAAAAAATACAGTTAATAACAAACAATCAAACACTTCAAGAATATGCTCAAACCAATCAGAAAAATGGAATGGAGTTTATGATTTAAATATTGATTATGGAAAATTAGATGATAATGCAGAAATGTCAATTACCTATATTTTAGAAATTAAAAATGGAACATGTACATTTTCAGGACTGGGTTATAAGACCTTTTTTACTGATGTTTGTGAGATAAAAGAAGAAAATAATAAACTGAAATTAAAATATTTAAAATCTACCGACGGGGATGGGTTTTCAGACCATTCAAACATTAAAATTTTAGGAGAAATAACCTCTAAAAATGGTGCCTATTACATAAAAAGCCCAATAGTGGCAGATTTAAAATGGAACTACAACAAAGAAATAAAATTAACTAAAACAAATTAA
- a CDS encoding tetratricopeptide repeat protein translates to MNKILYLLVIFQFANCKQSADKELRSKRIVENKIINNQKKLGDTIHGDFNNDLITDYMEIINNNSDKIINIFLGSSAGKFDLVKNFSISNDDFSEVENPLQNFFISKGKPGEIIYGASCCANFKTTETYYYKFFKNNWFLFKTSVSNVEGDFIPAISIEINDLSKSIDGKVATNKTEYNIEITKLKRNNLEHLLNYDKKYRTAYKNKTLKFVNTLGFDELAEMTYFIPITEANVNSYNDIAFYNSFTKDGNNSSIFLLKKIIHQFPDRVVAYLNLGDSYWANENKEQAEIVYKKYIEIMKTQNKDLSKIPQRVFERIK, encoded by the coding sequence ATGAATAAAATATTATATTTATTAGTAATTTTTCAATTCGCCAATTGTAAGCAATCTGCTGACAAAGAATTGAGGAGCAAGCGGATTGTTGAAAATAAAATAATTAACAATCAGAAAAAATTAGGAGACACAATTCACGGGGATTTTAATAATGATTTGATAACAGATTATATGGAAATCATAAATAATAATTCTGATAAGATAATAAATATCTTCTTGGGGAGCAGTGCTGGAAAATTTGATTTGGTAAAAAATTTTTCAATTTCAAATGATGATTTTAGTGAAGTAGAAAATCCACTTCAGAATTTTTTTATTTCGAAAGGAAAACCTGGCGAAATTATCTATGGAGCTTCTTGCTGTGCAAACTTTAAAACCACGGAAACTTACTATTATAAATTTTTTAAAAACAATTGGTTTCTATTTAAAACATCTGTTTCAAATGTGGAAGGAGATTTTATTCCGGCTATAAGTATTGAAATAAATGATTTATCTAAAAGCATCGATGGAAAAGTTGCTACTAATAAGACTGAATACAATATAGAAATTACAAAATTGAAAAGAAATAATTTGGAGCATCTTTTAAATTATGATAAAAAATATAGAACCGCTTACAAAAACAAAACTTTAAAATTTGTAAATACTTTGGGCTTTGATGAATTGGCTGAAATGACATATTTTATTCCAATTACCGAAGCAAACGTTAATTCCTACAATGATATTGCATTTTATAACTCTTTCACAAAAGATGGAAATAATAGTTCTATCTTTTTATTAAAAAAAATAATTCACCAATTTCCCGACAGGGTCGTAGCTTACCTAAATTTAGGTGATTCTTATTGGGCAAATGAAAATAAAGAGCAAGCAGAAATCGTTTATAAAAAGTATATTGAAATTATGAAAACACAGAACAAAGACTTATCAAAAATACCGCAAAGAGTTTTTGAGAGAATAAAATAA